From Haemophilus parainfluenzae:
TGATAAAACGTGCTAGTAGGCGTGATGGGGATATTTAACAAGCGGACTAATTGCCCTGCGTTAGTTTTGATATTGTCTTGTTTTAAATAAAGCTCTAAATCTTGCTCACCCGTAGAAAATGCCAAAATCCGCCAGCGGTTTAGTTCTCTGTTTCCGCCGTCTTTTGCACCTTGTATTTTTCCCACACCATTAAATAACGCATAGGCGGTTTGCTCTACGTGCTTTTTGCTTGCCCCTTGTCCGATTTCATCAAGAGGAATAAAGCCATCATTACGCGCAGAAGCCTCGTTAATCAATCCTAGGCTTGTTCCGTTCCACGATAAACGGATTAAATCAGGCTCTCCATAAATTGAACTCGCAATATTGGCTATGGTGGTCTTTCCTGCACTGGATTTACCGAACAAATGCACACCAAAACTTTCCGCCCCAATTAAGCCAATCAACGGGGCAGATAAAGAACAAGCCACGCCTAGCATCATTGAATGATTGCCTCGTAGATATTGCCCTATTTCCCTCTGCCAGTCGCTTAACGTGCCTTTGGCTTGATAGCCTGCACTGGTGGCTGATTTGCTGTCGAAATAAATAGGGCGTTCAGGTTGCCCCAATACTTCGCCACTCGGCAGCACGTAGGCGTTAAAGTCTGATTGCCAACCCGTTTCATTCACGATTTGATAAATCGGCTTGTTCTGGGTATCTTGCAGAAAATCCGCTAAATGCGGTTTTAAGCGTTGGCTATTGGTAATTCTTAACCCGTTTTGTTTGAGTAATTGCCAGCCTGCACGCTCACCAATATCCGCCCATGGTAAAGCAATTAAAATCGGCTCGGGCTTGCCTTGTGCATGAAATGAAAGCATTGAAAAATAATCGCTCTCGGAAAGTCCAATCCCCACTACATCAACACAATCAGCCAACCATTCGCATTTATCCATCATTTCGCCCGTGTCCTTGTCTAACTTCGGCACAACCCTAAAAAGCCCCTCTACGCCGTTTTCTTTGCGTTTTTCGGTGTAGGGCTGGTGATTATCTCGGACAGGTTCACAAATTGGCTTAATTTCCCCATGATAGGTTTCACCATTGCGTAGCCGTTGAATATATCGGCTTACATCATCCAGTAATTCGCCCGCCTCATTGCAATAAATAACACTCTCTGCGCTGGTGGTCTGCACGATATTTAAATAAATTCGCTCAAGCGTTTCATTTGAGAGTGCTACGCCATTATTTGCCTGTATTAAGCGGATATACTGGGTATTTTTAGGCGCAATGCGATAGCTTTCTATCTGCTCTAAAATCTCACTATCCACCACCACACAAGGAAATAATTTCCCTTGCTCGCCGAGTGTGTTTTCTAGCTCTATTTCTACCGCACTTTTACCCATTTCATTAAAATGCTTTGCAATGGCTTGTGCTTGCGTGCCTATGCAGATAGTCACAAGACTTTGACCTGTGGGGTCTTGCTGTTTAGCGTAAGGGGCATTGATTAATTTAGCCATTTCTTGCCCCCTTGCGCTGCATCAATCCCTAATCCAATTCCCGCACATTGCTTAAATAAAAATGCGTCCTTGAACTGAATCACTCTAATTTGTGCAGTAGGGTAGAGTGTTTTGAAAGGTGCAATCGCCTCCTCTAAACCTGCAGGTTCTCTTTTCCCCTCTGCGTGAATAAGGGGGTGCGCGTGCATTGCCTAAGCTAATTTCTAGCGTGTAGTGATTTAAATTAATCTCCTTAATCTTCGTAAGTTTCCCCTGCAGGGTATAAGCGCGATGAAGAATTAAAATATCCCCTTTGCTTTCTCGCATTGCGATAACAATCGGCATAAAAGCATCCTCAAAAACGTGATGGCCAGCCGTTAAAATAAAGGCGGTTTTACTCATTGCTCACCCCCTGTAATCTCTCACTCTTAACTCGTTCAATATTGAGGCGGTTTATTTGTGTGATCACTTCTTCAAACTTATGAATCAAATAGCCGTTAGCTTGATTAAAGTCTTTTAGGGTAATTTGATTGTCTCGGCAAAATGTTATCCCTTGAGATTTAGCCAGCGCATTAAAGAGCTTGCCACCAGCTTTTAATCGGTCGATTAAGTCCATCATTTCATCACGCATTTTTAGCTTATGATGAAAATCATCGGGGTAAACGTCTAAACAACGTTGGTTACTGTCTAAAATCAGCTTAAATTGGCGTGTAAGCTGGGCAAATTGAAAGGCTAAGGGATTAGCGTATAGTTTGCTTTTAACCTCGCTACGTGCGTTTCCTTGCGTATTTTTAACCGATTCATTTTTGGTTTCGTTGTTGCTGGTGGCTTTATGGTTAGCTTTCCACTGCTCAAGCTGTGCCATTGCATTAGTTGGTTTCATTTTCTCCCCCTTTCAAAACCGTGATCACTTCTAACACTCGACCTAAAATATCGGTTTGCCCTATTTCGTGCTTGCATCTGATTTTTGCCTGTAACGCCTCTCTAAGCGTGCCATATTCGCCTGCTATGAATTGGTCGCCATCGTCATAAACAAAGATTAATTGATAGGGTAGGTTCACTTGATTAATCATCATTTCTTTCAATCTCCCCATCTAAGCCACCAGCAAGATAATATTCGCTTAAGCTAGCGGTTTCTCTTAACGCATTGAGTAGATAGGCATTTGCCTTGATTAATCCCCCGATATGTTTCACGTTATCGTTACTCATTGCCTCGCGTGTAAAATCCTGCTCTGTGTCGGCAAGATTGCCTAATGTTTGCATTAAGTCGCCTAAGTGCATCAATCCATATTCGATAGATTCACATAACATTTCAGATTCATTGCACAAGTCTGTTAATTTTTCCTTGCTTATTGGTACAGGGATTTGCTTATAGTTGTTAATGTCATTAAATTCCGCTATTTCTTGTAGTGCAGATAAAATTGATTGATTAAACATTTGCGCCCCCTTGTGCTGAAGATACAGAAAGGGTAGGAAGTGCCGCTAAAGTGCGGTTGTTTTTGGGGTAGATTTTCATTGTTGGATTTCCGATAGATTTAGTTAATGTAAGAGTATCGCCCGTAAATGGGTGCGATACAGACTCAACTACCGCTATCGAACGGCTAGCCTTATTCGTGCGGATAAACTCCGCCTTATTTCGGCTTATCATCTGTACCGCAAATTCGATATAAGACAACGTGCCTAATTTTTTAGGAACGTGCAAGGAATGAATTTTAGGTAAAAAAATACCGCATTGATAAGGGTTGCGGTTGCCCTCGATAGTAGTAGTGCTTTCAATACTACCTGTATCTTCACATTTCGGCAAGCTGTGATTATTTACAGAAAGAGGAGAGCGTACCGCTAAAGTGCGGTTGTTTTGAGGATTGATTCTCGCCACCACCGCAATAAAACGATAATCAGCAGATAGGCTCAAGCGTGCCTGTTCTTCGGTGGTGGAATTAAGAGATATGACGCATAAGTTAAAATGCGCTTGTGTGCGATTGACGCAAAGAAATTTGTAGATCATTTCTGCGGTGTCCTTGTATAAATTTTCAGGAACTACCGCTAGACTTCTCACGGTCGGGCGGTAGAACGTAACAAGGTGAGAAACTGCCATACAAGGAAGACAGCCCGTCATAGACGGCTCATTACGCTCTACCATTGAAGAATAAATTGTTGATAAATGTTGAAACAAAATCCGCAATTTATTTTGAGGTGTGCGAATGTTACGAACAAAAAAAGCACGGTTTAATGGCGTGCTATCGTTCGCCTTGTATAAATTCAGCTTCTCACGGCTGACAATCACTTTTTCTGATTGCGAGGAAATAATGCCATTTTGTGATAAGGTTGTAAAGAGGTTTCACAGAACAGGAAGAATAATTAGAATATCCTCAAGCCATAAACGATAGGGCATAGCACGTTACGGACGTTAAGCAGGTGCCAGTTGTGAACCAAGCACTATGTGAGTTTATGGCTTCTTTTTCTTTTAGAGTTTCATCATTTGATAATAAGCATTGCGCTTACTTTTTCAGGAACTAATTCCGCAAAGTGGTAAATCATCTAAATTTTCATAGCTGGTTATATCCCACTCCTGAAATATGTCATTAAACCCACCCAAATGAGCCATAGAGGTTTTTTTATAGGTAGTTAGTAGGATTATTAGGGTATCTAGTTTTTCTCGCTCTGTGAGCGTTTTATCGCCATTTATGCGCATTAGTGCAGAGTCGGCATTATTAGCCCCATCAACTATCGCTATAGGTAAATCTATATTTAGCTGGTGGTTATGAACTGTATAAGCTGTTTTGCCTTGAGATATGCACCGAGAAATGAAGTTATTTTGACTTAGTGTAACGAGTAGCGACCTGCCGTCTTGCCATCGGCATTGTAAGGCTTTCAAGCTTTGTCTGTTTGCTCTGCGTGTAATTGAATAGCTAAACTTTTAGCCTGTTGAATTAATAGATTCATTTTAAATGCTCCAAGTTTTATGCTACTACCTAATCTTAGACAAGATAATTTAGATTTTTTGATGTTAACTGAGTTAACCAATGATGTTAACTGAGTTAACCAGTTTGTTTATTTTGTAATCAATGTTTTGGTCTATAGGTTAACTGAGTTTACCTGTCAGAGCATTTTTCTTCGTCTCATAGGTTAACTGAGTTAACACCTATATATATTATATGCCATAGGCTATGTTTTTTTATTGTGTTTTTTATCTGTAAAATTATTGAAAAAATGAACGATAAATACAGTTTGGTCTTCGACAAAAAAATTTTGGCTCACACAAATTCAATACCTCTTCCACTTATCGCTCGCTCTTTCAGTTGCTTTAATTGAAATACCTGCTTTGTTCACATCATTTAGCGGAAAGCACGTTAAGGCATAAAGCGAACATTGATTCTTGCCACCTTGTCGAGTGACCTCCAAAAAATCGGCTTCACTTAATTCATCAAGTGCTTTTTTCAATCCCGGCTTAGATAATCCAAAGGTTTCTTTAGCTTTATTCAGTGGAGCGGATAAGTCACCATTATTGATTTTGTTGTAAAGCCCTATCATCCTCATTAATACCCATCGTGCCGCAAGACTTAACTGTCCGACTTCTTTACTGTTGATCATATCATGGCGTAACATCGAGTAAGTGCTGCCATTTGTGAATCGCTTAAATTCATTTTTCTTTTTCGAACTTCTGCCTTTTCTTTCTGCGTAACTCTTCATATAATAAACTCGTTCAATTGATATTTAATCTTGCCTATGCCCATTCTTGTGAAAGCATAGGCATTTTTGTTTTATAGGGTTGATGCAAGGCTAAAAGCCACCAGCAATAAGGCGATAAAGATTAGAAATTGAATCATCTCGGTAAAGTCATTCATTGTGTTTCTCCTTTATTCCGCTCTTTCACGCTCTGCCAGCTCGGATAATCTGCCTTTACGCTCGTGATAGCTCATATCAAGATTGATTAAGGCTGTGTTCGTTGCTTGTAATGTTTTTAATAGTTTCAGTTGCGATACATCAAGCGCATCTCGAACATTGCCTACAATGCCGTGTTTAGCTTTCCATTTCCGCACATTTGAACCAATAACAAGGCTATCTAGCATTTCTTGATTTTGGCTGTAGTGATAGGCTTTAGGTTTCACACCTGCACGCACTAGTTGAGCCTTAATTGCATCAGTCATTTCCTTGTTTCGGTCAATGCTTTCCAATCGCTCTATAGTTTTTGATAGGGTGTTTTTATATATGGCAGGTGATGAAGTTCTTAGCTGTTTTTCAGCCTCAATAAAATGCTGTCTTATTGCTCGCCCTATTTCGTTCTTTTCCATTAAGCATAGGTGCTTTGCCATATCTAAAGAAACGATATAATCAATCAGCTTTTGCGGTCGTGCCATCGGTGAAAGCTGTTCATTATTTGCGCTCACCAATTCGGGGGAGCTCAAATTTTCTACAACCACAAAATCTTGATTTTCGATAAAGCCTGCTTGTTTGATTCTGGCTCTAATCCATGTGGAATAATCCCTCCCAACTTTTAAGAATCGGTGCACATCTCGGGCATTGATTCCGCTCGCGCCATTAAAACGGTTCTGCGGATTGGCTAATAGGTTGATAATTTCTGCTTTGCTTGTATCAAGCTCCGATAAATCTAGTTCAATTCTATTTTTCATTGTCTATCTCCTTACGCTGCTTTGCGCTGTTTGGTACATTGGCTGGCGTTTATTTTGTTCATTCTGATAATAGGACGGCTGGAAATTGAGCCGTCTAAAATCCTCTGAACAATCTAAGTTTTTAATCGCCTATCTCCTGTTTTCTTTTTCTCATCATCTCTAAGTGTTTTTTCGTGGTGTAAAAACTCGTTTCTAATCGCTCGTTCTTCCGTAGTCCTGCCGTCATCTTCGTGAAGTTGTCTATTTCGCACTGAATCGCTACAAGGCGCTGTTCTAACACTTGAATGACCTCATCTATCGGGTATGGCTCGTTATCGCTGTATAGGCTCATAAACGTGAAGATTTGATGCGATTTTCTATAGTGTTGAATGGCTTGTTTAAGTAGAAAAAGATTGTTTTTTGCTATGGTGCATTTCATTAAATACTTACCCTTTTATTAGTGGATCTTTTTGTTCCCAATTAAAAAAATGTCAGGGTTTTCATAGTGGATCTTTTTAACCGCCCCATCTCTTTAAACAACCCTTTCATTCCACGAGGAATAACAACAGGGCGGGGCGGTATCTTTATCGGCTCATAGACTTCATCACTGATCAAATCCGCCCGCCATGTTCTTCCCCTGTAATGAGGTAAGGTCTCCCCACGTTGTTGCATCTCTGCTTTTTCCTGCTCGATTTGCTCCCATACTCGGCAATGATTCAGTAGGTCACTGGCTCTTGCTCGTAGTGTGTGCGGTTTCATTCGATTAGCTCGCTCATCACCTAGAACCGCCAATAAAGCATGCGTAGCGTTACCCATTCGCGCATAGGCTTTCGCAAATTGGCTTTCTATCTCTTTTCCGTAACTCATTTTTAAATCCCCCCTCTTTGGCCAGCGCCCAAATTTGGACGCACCCTCGCGCGCGCGTACTGCTCCGAAAACTCTTGTTAATCCACCAGCGGTAAATAATTCGTATCAGCTCTATGTTCTTGATGAATAGCCAACACTTCGATTTGCCGTTTTAAGTCGTCAATATCTGATAGCACTACACTTAACCTATCTAAAACAAACTCTAAGCCGTCTTTGTGAGTGAATGGGATTTGTACTTTCTCCCCATCTTCGGTGGTGGCTGTTTTGGTAATTTTGCCATCTAATGTTGCATCTGCTATTTCGTAAGTTTCCTCAATAGCTCGGTAAATACTCCATAGCGTTGCATACTCGCGTTTTTCGGTGTTGGTCTGTTGATTTGTGTTAGTCATTTTTTTCAATCGCTCCTTGCTCGTTTAATTCAACATTCCGCCCATTTCGGTAAATGTCAGTTTTTCATCTTGGCAAAATTGTTGTTCAAGGTGCCGCATGGTTTCTTGTTTGGTATCAGTGGAAAGGATTTCAGCAAGTGGAATGAGTGCGCCATTTCCTTTTTTCATCGGGTTAAATGCAATGCCATTTTCAGAAAGTGCGGTAAGTTCTTGTTGCATTTTTTCATCAATCAGTAACGTGGCTTTTGTGCTTTGTTGAAGAAAAGCAATCATGATCAACGCCTCTTGCATCGTGTCAGCATCAATGCCTAAGGGTAGAAAATCGCCCACATCAAGCCATAAAACGGTATTTACCCCCCAATCTTCAGAAGTTACCGTTAAATGTGGAAATTGCGCCTTTGAATAAGTAATTGAAATCGGGGTATTAATTAAATCTTTGCGCCCTTGTTCTGTTGTGCAGTCTTTGCAATCGGTCATTTTTAATTTCTCCTTAGTCGTTATATTGATGATTTTGGCTTACTTCATTTTGGTGCAGTACATACACGCCCACACGGTGCGCTAATCCGCTTGAATCGGTTTCTTTGCGGTAAAAGGTATCAATATGAAAGCCTTTATCTCTGAGTTCCTTAATTCGTGCCGGTGGATAATAAATGCCCATTTGGCGTAGTTCGTTAGTGCTGTACGGGCGCTCTCTCAGTCGTTCAATGGTGAATCGGCGTTGTTCGCCTGTGCTGGTGGTGGAAATAATCATTAACGCCCTCCTATGCTCTTGCTTCTGCCAGCTTGGCAATGTAAGAGTTAATTTCGCTTTCCAAGTAACCGACTGAATTAACCCCTAATTGAATTTTCTTTGGAAAGTCCGGGCGGTAACGTTTCGATTTAGGGTTTTGCCAATCGGCAAAGGTGGATTTGCTTACGCCTAGCATTTTCATTGTGTCAAGGCGGCGGATAATACGATCTGATTGATTCATTGTGTTTACTCCGTACTGGTTGGAATGGTTAAAGCCGTTTGGGGCTTTGTTGTGTCGGAGTGGATTGTAGAAAAGTGAAAATATTGAATCATCGCAACGAAAAAGATATTTTCGTTACGAAAAAATAGGATTGATTTTTAAGGATTTTTAGCAGATATGAAAAACGCCCTGAAATGGGCGTTAGTGGATTATGGTTTTAGTCTTTTGTTGGCGTTGGCAAAATATTCTTCGATTGTTCGTTGTTTTAAGCCTTTTGCAGAAATATTTTCATTTTGGCGGCGCTCTAAAATCTTGTCTATGATTTCACTTTGTGTCCATTTCTTTGCTCTAGTACCTATTATCTGTAAAACTTCGCCTAATAGATACATAGCATTATCTAAATCTAATTTGCTATTGGAATCTACGTCACTATCTAAACTAGCTAAAAATTGGTTTAAATGCTCTGTTTGAATAACAAAAAATGCGCCATCAATTTCTTTTATTCCAGAACAGGGATAATGAAATTTTTTGTATTTATTGACACGTTCAAGCCCATCCAGTTCTATATAAGGTATATCATCAACAACAGTTTGACGCTCTATTACAATTCCGTTATTTGTAAACACATAAAAACCCGCCAAATTATAAGTTGGGGTAAGTTTTAAGTTTCTTTCGAATTTAAATGCATTTTCAATATCAATTTTAGAATTTCCAATTAATTTAACTTCATAAATTCCAGCTTTGAGGAGGTATAATTCAGGATACACTTTTATAAATTCGTCCGAATTACATTTCTCATACTCATATATTTTGGCAACCTCTCCCTCAAGTCCGGTTATTTCCTTAAATTTTGAAGCTAATTCAACATCCGTTGTAACATGGCAAATTTTTCCATCCCAATCATGAGGAAAATTAACTGAAATTCTAAGTTGTTCATCCGATGCTAATTGGAAAATATCAGCTTTAGTTACATCTTCGCCTAACTCAATACTTAATCGATGGGCGGCTTCATCAATAGTGAGCCATTTTTTTAGTTTATAAAGTTTTTCCATCTGTTCAATCTTAATGTTTAATCTAAGGTGTTTGTAAGCAGTAAAACGCCGTCAAAAACGACCGCACTTTACTTCATGTTTCATCAGTCTCTAAGCCACAATCTTCAAGTGAAATTGCGGCAAAGTGCCTTGTGAGGATTGTTCTACAAAATCCGCCCATGCCTGTAATAGCTTGAATCGCTGTTCTAATTTTTCCCCTCTGTCATAGGCAGTTTTTACCCGGTCTGAATTGAGGTGTGATAGTGCCACTTCAATCAAATCACTATTAAAGCCCTGATCGTTTAAATAGGTGCTGGCGATACTGCGTAAACCGTGCGCCACCAATTTACCGGCATAGCCCATTCGCTTAATCGCGGCATTTGCCGTTTGCGTATTAACGTGGGATTGTGGGTTCTTTACGCTCGGGAAGAGGTAAGTTTTTCCGCCACTCAATTTTTTAATTTGTCCTAACAGGGCTAGGGCTTGCCGTGATAACGTGATTCTATGTTCAATGCCACGTTTCATTTGCTCCGCTGGAATCGTCCATATCCTGTTTTTCTCGTCAATATCCGCCCATTTCGCCGTAGCTGCTTCGTTCGGTCTTGTCATGGTGAGCAGTTGCCATAAAATCAAATAACGCGTCTGTAAGTGAATCTGAGCGTTTTGTAGCGTGAACATAAATTCGCTTAAATCCTCAGGCTTAAGGGTTTTAAAATGTTCAACCGTTGGGCTGTCAAATTCCTTTGCGATATTTGCCGTTGGATTAAAAGAGATTAAGTCTCGGTGTAGGGCGTAAGTCATGATCTCGTTATGCTTCTGAATCGTCCGTTTGAGCTTTTCTAAATGCCCTTCATCTTGATACTGCTTAAATGCCTTTAATGCCATTGGCGCGGTAATTTGGGAAATAGGTAAATGTCCGAAATGTGGCAATAAGCAACGATTGATCAGGCTTATAACGTCTTTTTGATAATTATCTGAAAAGTTCTTTTTGGTTTTGCGATACTCAAGCCACGCCCACGCCACCGCTTCATAGGTATTATTCAGCTCATTTTGTTTCGCTTGTTCTTGCTGTTGGCGATAGATTGCTGGATCGATATTCTGCGCAAGTAAAGATAAATACTCATCTCTAATTGCTCTTGCTTGCTGTAAAGAAATATCAGGGTATTTGCCAACGCCAATTAACGCCCTTTTCTTTGGTTGCGTGAAAGGCTTGTAATAGTTAAACCGCCATAACTTAGCCCCATTGGGCTTAACCAACAGATAAAGCCCTTTGCCATCGGATAGGGTAAATTCCTTTTTCTGCGGCTTGGCTTTGTCTATTTTCGTGCTGTTTAGCGGTGTAATTATGCGTGCCATATTGTTTCTTTCTGAGAGTTGAAAACTGTTCTAAATAACTTAGACGGCGATTCAGACTTTTAAAAATCGGGTATAGCTAAAACATCGTTAACACTTTTTTCTAACAGGTTTTGTGCGATTTTAGTTATATCGATTTTGTTATACGGCTGTCAGTATAACTAAACGTATAACTAAAATTCAAGGATTTTATAGGATTGGATAGGAATGCTTAGGATATAAAAAAGCCCTTGAGGTCAATATTTTCAAGGGCTTTTAGGATTTGATAAGTTTGCTTTGGATTGTTATTTGGTGGAGCTGGCGGGAGTTGAACCCGCGTCCGAAATTACTCTACCTTCAGTACTACACGTTTAGTCTCGTCTTTAATTTCACTTAAGCATGCGGACAGACACGCTAAACTTAAGCTAGTTTGATTCAATTTAGTGCTTCGATCCTCAAACAGCGGCTTCCACACGATCTCGTTTTGGTTTGACTCCGCTTTATCTCCGTCTTACGAGCGGAAGCTGGGGAGCGAAGGCTATGAGCAGGTTATTAAGCTGCTAAAGCGTATTGTTCGTCGTTTGCGACTATTTTTTTGCGGTTTATTTACGAGGCCTACCGCACCTCGACGTGCACCTTGGGCTTCGCTAATCCCGTCGAATCCAAAATCAGCCCCAAAATTCTTTTGTATTTTATCAAAAAATTCAAGAAAGGAAAAGATGCTATTTATTAATCAGGAAAGTCAAGGTAAAATTTTGCCACTTTTTTATAAGGAATCAAATCAATGAAAACATTAAAATCTCTGACCGCACTTTCATTAGGTGTATTATGTTTAGCATTTAACACGCAAGTTATTGCAAAAGAAGCGACACCAGCAACCCAACAAGTAGCAAAAGCGAGTGATAACATCGACAAATACCTTGCCATCAATATTGGTAACCGTGAAATGGTGGTTGATGAAAATGGTCAAGCATTAAGTGCATTCAAACATGAAATCACTAACATTGGGCAAAAGCCAATCCAAAATATTCAATGGGTAGGCGTGTATGTGAATAACCGTAAAGTTATTTACAGCCAAGATATGCAAATCAATTTACAAAGCCCATTACAACCAGGTAAATCTTTAAATATTAATTTGCAAATCCCGTTTGTTCAACTGGCTGAAGACGCACGCAAAGCCTTTATGAATCAACAAGAAAAAATTGACGTTTATACGATTGAACGTATTGTAAAATTCTCCGATAAAACTATCCTTTCTGATCGTTAATTCTTTTATCTAGCCCACGCAATGCGGGCTTTTAACAACTGTATACTTGAACAGCTATTTTCTTTTCGATATACTAAAAACACGCCTAATTTTGACCGCACTTCAACTATGAATTCCACCCGAAAAATCATTCACATTGATATGGATTGCTTTTATGCCTCTGTTGAAATCCGTGAAAATCCAACGCTACAGGGAAAACCTGTCGCGGTGGGGGGAAGTTCTCGACAACGTGGTGTACTCACTACCTGTAATTACGAAGCACGAAAATTTGGACTGCACAGTGCGATGCCGACAGCACAAGCTATCAAAAAATGCCCGAATCTAATTTTAGTGCCAGTTAATATGCCCCTTTATAAACAGGTATCCGCACATATTCATCATATCTTTCAACGCTACACTTCTATTATTGAGCCACTTTCCTTAGATGAAGCTTATTTAGATGTTACGGATTGTACACAATGTTCAGGATCCGCCACTTGGATCGCACAAGAAATTCGCCAAGCCATTTTTGATGAATTAAAGCTGACTGCCTCTGCTGGTGTGGCTCCCCTTAAATTTCTCGCCAAAATTGCTTCCGATATGAATAAACCGAATGGGCAATTTGTGATTAAACCTCATGAAGTTGAGCAGTTTGTAAAAACGTTACCATTGAAGAAAATCCCTGGTGTGGGGAAAGTCACCTCTGAACGTTTATTGAAAATGGGGCTAGAAACTTGCGAAGATGTGCAAAAACTCGACCAATCTATTTTGTTAAATATCTTCGGTAAAATGGGCAAGCGAATTTGGGATTTTAGCCATGGCATTGATGATCGTGAAATTCAAGCGCATCGGGAGAGAAAATCTATCGGCGTAGAACGCACTTTATCCGAAAATGTTCGTCATCTCGAACAAGGCATAGCATTGTTAGATAATCTCTATACCGAGCTTATTCGTCGCATTGAACGAAGCGCGCCGAATATCCCTTTAACCGCTTTTCGCAAAATTGGGGTGAAATTAAAATTTGAAGATTTTCAGGTGACAACCTTAGAAAAAACTGGCCTAACTTTATCGTTAAAAAGCTTTCAGCAATTACTGGAACAAATTTGGCAACGTAGCCATGGGAAATCCATTCGTCTCGTTGGATTACACGTGAATTTACCAGAAGAAAGCCATTTAGAACAAATGAGCTTGTGGTAAAACACAAAAGAAAATGACCGC
This genomic window contains:
- a CDS encoding helix-turn-helix transcriptional regulator, whose translation is MNQSDRIIRRLDTMKMLGVSKSTFADWQNPKSKRYRPDFPKKIQLGVNSVGYLESEINSYIAKLAEARA
- a CDS encoding ArsR family transcriptional regulator, with product MKSYAERKGRSSKKKNEFKRFTNGSTYSMLRHDMINSKEVGQLSLAARWVLMRMIGLYNKINNGDLSAPLNKAKETFGLSKPGLKKALDELSEADFLEVTRQGGKNQCSLYALTCFPLNDVNKAGISIKATERASDKWKRY
- the dinB gene encoding DNA polymerase IV, which codes for MNSTRKIIHIDMDCFYASVEIRENPTLQGKPVAVGGSSRQRGVLTTCNYEARKFGLHSAMPTAQAIKKCPNLILVPVNMPLYKQVSAHIHHIFQRYTSIIEPLSLDEAYLDVTDCTQCSGSATWIAQEIRQAIFDELKLTASAGVAPLKFLAKIASDMNKPNGQFVIKPHEVEQFVKTLPLKKIPGVGKVTSERLLKMGLETCEDVQKLDQSILLNIFGKMGKRIWDFSHGIDDREIQAHRERKSIGVERTLSENVRHLEQGIALLDNLYTELIRRIERSAPNIPLTAFRKIGVKLKFEDFQVTTLEKTGLTLSLKSFQQLLEQIWQRSHGKSIRLVGLHVNLPEESHLEQMSLW
- a CDS encoding tyrosine-type recombinase/integrase; the protein is MARIITPLNSTKIDKAKPQKKEFTLSDGKGLYLLVKPNGAKLWRFNYYKPFTQPKKRALIGVGKYPDISLQQARAIRDEYLSLLAQNIDPAIYRQQQEQAKQNELNNTYEAVAWAWLEYRKTKKNFSDNYQKDVISLINRCLLPHFGHLPISQITAPMALKAFKQYQDEGHLEKLKRTIQKHNEIMTYALHRDLISFNPTANIAKEFDSPTVEHFKTLKPEDLSEFMFTLQNAQIHLQTRYLILWQLLTMTRPNEAATAKWADIDEKNRIWTIPAEQMKRGIEHRITLSRQALALLGQIKKLSGGKTYLFPSVKNPQSHVNTQTANAAIKRMGYAGKLVAHGLRSIASTYLNDQGFNSDLIEVALSHLNSDRVKTAYDRGEKLEQRFKLLQAWADFVEQSSQGTLPQFHLKIVA
- a CDS encoding terminase — encoded protein: MSYGKEIESQFAKAYARMGNATHALLAVLGDERANRMKPHTLRARASDLLNHCRVWEQIEQEKAEMQQRGETLPHYRGRTWRADLISDEVYEPIKIPPRPVVIPRGMKGLFKEMGRLKRSTMKTLTFF
- a CDS encoding antA/AntB antirepressor family protein — protein: MKNRIELDLSELDTSKAEIINLLANPQNRFNGASGINARDVHRFLKVGRDYSTWIRARIKQAGFIENQDFVVVENLSSPELVSANNEQLSPMARPQKLIDYIVSLDMAKHLCLMEKNEIGRAIRQHFIEAEKQLRTSSPAIYKNTLSKTIERLESIDRNKEMTDAIKAQLVRAGVKPKAYHYSQNQEMLDSLVIGSNVRKWKAKHGIVGNVRDALDVSQLKLLKTLQATNTALINLDMSYHERKGRLSELAERERAE
- a CDS encoding DUF927 domain-containing protein, translating into MAKLINAPYAKQQDPTGQSLVTICIGTQAQAIAKHFNEMGKSAVEIELENTLGEQGKLFPCVVVDSEILEQIESYRIAPKNTQYIRLIQANNGVALSNETLERIYLNIVQTTSAESVIYCNEAGELLDDVSRYIQRLRNGETYHGEIKPICEPVRDNHQPYTEKRKENGVEGLFRVVPKLDKDTGEMMDKCEWLADCVDVVGIGLSESDYFSMLSFHAQGKPEPILIALPWADIGERAGWQLLKQNGLRITNSQRLKPHLADFLQDTQNKPIYQIVNETGWQSDFNAYVLPSGEVLGQPERPIYFDSKSATSAGYQAKGTLSDWQREIGQYLRGNHSMMLGVACSLSAPLIGLIGAESFGVHLFGKSSAGKTTIANIASSIYGEPDLIRLSWNGTSLGLINEASARNDGFIPLDEIGQGASKKHVEQTAYALFNGVGKIQGAKDGGNRELNRWRILAFSTGEQDLELYLKQDNIKTNAGQLVRLLNIPITPTSTFYHFGNGKAHADHLNAMTRRYYGTMGRAWIEWLLENKSAVAAEYERLSEQWQAMLPNDASSQVKRVAGRFAILETALQLATHLTGWETSENKTALLHEFNEWINEYGLHSREEKQIIEQVNGWLLRNGARFLDFPFNPNQKEPNDTAGYRQLADSKEQQDSDKYWVFPQVYVQDVIKGFNEKQANEILLGAGMLIQGKERGRKYLNRLPKTISGGKTIRCYVLEILNEDEESEEME
- a CDS encoding host cell division inhibitor Icd-like protein, which translates into the protein MIVSREKLNLYKANDSTPLNRAFFVRNIRTPQNKLRILFQHLSTIYSSMVERNEPSMTGCLPCMAVSHLVTFYRPTVRSLAVVPENLYKDTAEMIYKFLCVNRTQAHFNLCVISLNSTTEEQARLSLSADYRFIAVVARINPQNNRTLAVRSPLSVNNHSLPKCEDTGSIESTTTIEGNRNPYQCGIFLPKIHSLHVPKKLGTLSYIEFAVQMISRNKAEFIRTNKASRSIAVVESVSHPFTGDTLTLTKSIGNPTMKIYPKNNRTLAALPTLSVSSAQGGANV
- a CDS encoding helix-turn-helix domain-containing protein: MIISTTSTGEQRRFTIERLRERPYSTNELRQMGIYYPPARIKELRDKGFHIDTFYRKETDSSGLAHRVGVYVLHQNEVSQNHQYND